The Rheinheimera mangrovi genome contains the following window.
GCCAGGCGCACGTTCATAATGCGAACCCGCTTTAATTTAGTCACATTAAAACCTAAAAACTCAGTCATACGGCGAATTTGACGGTTCAGACCCTGAGTCAAAATGATATTAAAGGTTTGGCGGGAGATTTGTTTAATCTGACAAGGCAACGTAATGGTCTCAAGGATAGGCACACCAGAGGCCATCTTACGTAAAAACTGCTCTGTAATTGGCTTGTCTACTGTCACTACATATTCTTTTTCATGCTCGTTGCCGGCACGCAGAATTTTATTAACGATATCACCGTCGTTGGTCAGAAAGATCAGGCCTTCAGATTCTTTATCCAGACGACCAATTGGGAAGATCCGTTCCGGATAGCCTATGGCATCGATGATATTGCCTTTGACGTCCAACTCAGTGGTACAGGTAATACCCACAGCTTTATGGTAAGCCAGATAAACCCGGCGCGGTTTGGCTTTCAGCGGCTTGCCTTGTACCAGCACCTGATCTTGTTCTGAGACCTTAGTGCCTAGCGTGCCCACCTGACCGTTTACAGTCACCAGGCCTTGTTCAATCAGCTTATCTGCTTCACGGCGTGAACAAAAACCTGTATCACTAATAAATTTATTTAAACGAAACAATGCAGTTTGTTCCAAAGCTTCACACCTGACAGTTGAAAAAGGACGATAGTTTAGGTGCACAATGCATCAGGGGCAAGGCTGGCGTTTATTTTAGCCAGAAAACTGACGGGGTCTTGGCAAGGAGAGCAGATCAGGTAAACTTGCAGCTCACTATTTAGAAGGGACCACTGATGTTACCCATTCAGCATTATTTTCCCAAAGCCGATGCGTTAGTTTATGGTTGCATGGGATTGGGCGGTAGCTGGGATCAACCTACTACCAGCAAAGAACAACGTGATTTATCTTTTACTGCCATAGATGCGGCTCTGGAAGCTAACATTCGCTTTTTTGATCATGCAGACATTTACACCAGAGGCAAAGCCGAAGCTGTGTTTGGTGAGTATCTGGCGGCTCATTCCGGTTTACGTGACCAACTGATACTGCAAAGTAAATGTGCCATCCGTTTTGCTGATGCAACCGCGGTTGGGCGTTATGATTTTAGTAAAAGTTATATTGTTGAATCAGTGCATCAATCGTTAAAACGACTGCAAACCGACTATTTAGATATTTTACTGCTGCACAGACCAGATCAGCTGATGTTGATTGATGAAGTGGCTGAAGCTTTTGCAGAGTTAAAGCAACAAGGCAAAGTGAAGGCATTTGGCGTATCCAATTTTGGTTGGCCTCAACTGCAGTTACTGCAATCGGCCTTGCCTGAGCCTTTGGTGGCCAATCAGCTGCAAATGAGCCTGAAAGATTTAAACTGGCTGGAGCAAAATGTTCTGACCGCCATGCCGGATAGCGCGGCTCATCATTTCAGTTATGGCACTGTGGAATACTGTCAGTTACACAAAGTACAACTGCAAGCCTGGGGCAGTCTGGCACAAGGCCTGTTTACCGGCGGCCGCAGTCCGGAAACTGCCGCCCAGCAGGCAACGGCCGCATTAGTTGCGTCATTGGCTGCGGACTATCAAACCAGTCCTGAAGCTATAGTTCTGGCGTTTTTGCTGAAGCATCCTGTCGGTATTCAGCCAGTGATAGGCACAACCGCGCCTGCTCGTATCGCCGCTTGCCAGAAAGCCTTAACTGTCAACTTAAGCCGTGAACACTGGTATGCGCTTTATGTCGCAGCCAGAGGAAAAGCATTACCTTAATATTTGCGCACTAAAAAAGGGCCATCAGGCCCTTTTTTAAATTGAAACTTTAAGTTACAACTTAGCTGCAGGCACAGACTGCAAATACTGGCTGTTTGGCTGCTTTAAAATAGTCTGCCAGGAACCATAAGTCGGGTTGGCCAACACAAACCATTTTGCACCCCAATAGTCCTGATAGTTATCTACCAAGGCTGAACGTTGTTCAGGCGTGATATTTTTCTTCACGTCCGGCAGGAAATCACCAAAGTCATCACCAATCGACATCAAAATACGGAAATCTTTGGCAGCAAGCAGACGGCGACTTTCTTTTTCGCTGCTCCAGCCCTTTTGTTCTGATTTTAACCAGATTTGTGATGCATCAATTTTTGCTATACCCACAGCTTTTAAGTTACGCAGCGTATCGGTTTTTTGTGGGCAGCTGTCATTGTTGCCGGCACGTTGTTCACACTCACGATTGCTGATGTACAACACCTTCACTCCTGCAGCTTCAGCTTTATTCACAAAAGCTACAGCGCCTGGTACTGCTTTGGCTGCGGCCATGGCGACCCATTGATCCCATCGTTTTGCATCATACCCCGTATTTAATAACACGCTTTGCGCCGCTGAAGGTGAGTTGTCCAAAATGGTTTCGTCAATATCAACAATAATTGCCATAGGCAGCTGTTGGTAGTTGGTGCTCTGATTGGGTAAAGCAGTCCAGTTTTTATCAGCAATAGCATGAGGTAACTGCAAAGCGGCGGTTTGGTAGGTTTGAATAGCGCTGGCTTTGAATTCTGCAGAGGTTTGATACCACAAGGTGGCATTCATATTGTCATGAGGTGCGGCTTGCGAGCTAAATGAGAATATCAGGCCGCACAGCAGCAATGAGAAGGATGGTTTCATCATGGACTCC
Protein-coding sequences here:
- a CDS encoding pseudouridine synthase, which produces MEQTALFRLNKFISDTGFCSRREADKLIEQGLVTVNGQVGTLGTKVSEQDQVLVQGKPLKAKPRRVYLAYHKAVGITCTTELDVKGNIIDAIGYPERIFPIGRLDKESEGLIFLTNDGDIVNKILRAGNEHEKEYVVTVDKPITEQFLRKMASGVPILETITLPCQIKQISRQTFNIILTQGLNRQIRRMTEFLGFNVTKLKRVRIMNVRLAELKAGQYRELTQSEMAELEAKLLSSSKTEEASLLATPKANTAQRHN
- a CDS encoding aldo/keto reductase, which encodes MLPIQHYFPKADALVYGCMGLGGSWDQPTTSKEQRDLSFTAIDAALEANIRFFDHADIYTRGKAEAVFGEYLAAHSGLRDQLILQSKCAIRFADATAVGRYDFSKSYIVESVHQSLKRLQTDYLDILLLHRPDQLMLIDEVAEAFAELKQQGKVKAFGVSNFGWPQLQLLQSALPEPLVANQLQMSLKDLNWLEQNVLTAMPDSAAHHFSYGTVEYCQLHKVQLQAWGSLAQGLFTGGRSPETAAQQATAALVASLAADYQTSPEAIVLAFLLKHPVGIQPVIGTTAPARIAACQKALTVNLSREHWYALYVAARGKALP
- a CDS encoding 5'-nucleotidase, lipoprotein e(P4) family; its protein translation is MWYIENPIPFTLLIFRPMESMMKPSFSLLLCGLIFSFSSQAAPHDNMNATLWYQTSAEFKASAIQTYQTAALQLPHAIADKNWTALPNQSTNYQQLPMAIIVDIDETILDNSPSAAQSVLLNTGYDAKRWDQWVAMAAAKAVPGAVAFVNKAEAAGVKVLYISNRECEQRAGNNDSCPQKTDTLRNLKAVGIAKIDASQIWLKSEQKGWSSEKESRRLLAAKDFRILMSIGDDFGDFLPDVKKNITPEQRSALVDNYQDYWGAKWFVLANPTYGSWQTILKQPNSQYLQSVPAAKL